Proteins encoded by one window of Synechococcus sp. WH 7805:
- a CDS encoding aspartate aminotransferase family protein: protein MVEPKADSMSSAVMGTYNRFPLTLVRGRGCWVWDDQNRRHLDAVAGIATCTLGHSDRILRRALSRQLKTLQHVSNLYKIPEQEQLAQWLVVNSCADSVFFCNSGAEANEAAIKLARKHGHRRRGIERPVIITAAASFHGRTLAAVSATGQPRYHQGFEPMVEGFEFFPYNDGDAFEQLLIQLEQNGPRVAAVLIEPLQGEGGVNPGDPAVMQRIRKLCSERDILLIFDEVQVGMGRTGTLWGYQQLGVTPDAITLAKGLGGGHVIGALLVSQHADVFEPGDHASTFGGNPFACRAGLTVANELLRRDLLKNVQTRGKQLHKGLTHLVERYPDHLAGSRGWGLLQGLVLQDNCGFSAADVVKAALEEQLLLVPAGAAVVRMVPPLVIGPREIQTLLTRLDRALQHLM, encoded by the coding sequence ATGGTGGAGCCCAAGGCTGATTCAATGTCCTCAGCGGTGATGGGCACCTACAACCGCTTTCCTTTGACGCTTGTGAGGGGTCGCGGTTGCTGGGTGTGGGATGACCAGAACCGACGACACCTTGACGCCGTTGCAGGAATCGCCACCTGCACCCTCGGGCACAGCGATCGCATCCTGCGGCGAGCCCTTTCCCGCCAGTTGAAAACGCTTCAGCACGTTTCCAACCTTTACAAAATCCCCGAACAAGAACAACTCGCTCAATGGCTGGTGGTCAACAGCTGCGCTGACAGCGTGTTCTTCTGCAATTCAGGAGCTGAAGCCAACGAAGCCGCGATCAAACTGGCACGAAAGCATGGCCACAGGCGCCGTGGGATCGAACGCCCGGTCATCATCACGGCCGCAGCCAGTTTTCATGGCCGGACGCTGGCAGCGGTGAGTGCCACCGGTCAACCGCGATACCACCAAGGGTTCGAGCCCATGGTGGAAGGATTCGAATTCTTTCCTTACAACGACGGCGACGCTTTCGAGCAGCTGCTGATACAGCTGGAACAGAACGGCCCCAGGGTGGCTGCTGTTCTGATTGAACCGCTTCAGGGCGAAGGCGGTGTGAATCCTGGCGATCCCGCTGTGATGCAGCGCATCCGCAAGCTCTGCAGCGAGCGCGACATCCTGCTGATCTTTGATGAAGTCCAGGTGGGCATGGGCCGCACGGGCACGCTCTGGGGATATCAACAACTCGGCGTCACACCGGATGCCATCACCCTGGCCAAAGGCCTTGGAGGAGGCCACGTGATCGGAGCCCTGCTAGTCAGTCAGCACGCCGACGTGTTTGAACCTGGTGATCACGCCAGCACCTTCGGCGGCAATCCCTTCGCCTGCCGTGCGGGGCTCACCGTGGCCAACGAATTGCTGCGACGCGATCTACTCAAAAACGTCCAGACGCGGGGAAAGCAATTGCATAAAGGACTGACCCACCTCGTGGAGCGCTATCCCGACCACCTAGCGGGGAGCCGCGGCTGGGGACTACTGCAGGGTCTGGTTCTCCAAGACAACTGCGGATTTTCAGCTGCTGATGTTGTGAAGGCCGCCCTTGAAGAGCAGCTGCTGCTGGTGCCTGCCGGCGCTGCGGTGGTGCGCATGGTGCCTCCCCTGGTGATTGGTCCCCGGGAAATCCAAACCCTGCTCACCCGACTGGATCGGGCTCTGCAGCACCTGATGTGA
- a CDS encoding RNA methyltransferase gives MSAISGAEGEPISSRRNPLIKRIRSLQSRTGREKEQCVLLEGTHQVQELLAQALPWTDPLQVLATPLWFQNHQALLAGLPGPVQLQLMSSEALGAALSTVHPDGVACLWPFNRLPSPGPQPNFVLALDRLQDPGNVGTLLRTALAADVEQVWMGAGADPLGSKVVRSAAGAILTLPLRRFGLTDAQGVEQLATALKEARTRGLQVVATLVPNAATGLQVEPYWQLDWCRPTVLVLGNEGSGLHPRLLACCSHGVTLPHGRKVESLNVAAAAVPLLLERRRATMTAPMQQSG, from the coding sequence GTGTCGGCGATTTCAGGGGCTGAGGGTGAACCGATTTCAAGTCGGCGCAATCCCCTGATCAAGCGGATTCGCTCTCTGCAAAGCAGAACAGGTCGAGAGAAGGAACAATGCGTTCTGCTTGAGGGAACGCACCAGGTGCAGGAACTTCTCGCGCAGGCCCTGCCGTGGACGGATCCATTGCAGGTTCTGGCCACACCGTTGTGGTTTCAGAACCATCAGGCTCTGCTTGCAGGCTTGCCAGGGCCAGTTCAGTTGCAGTTGATGAGTTCAGAAGCGCTCGGCGCCGCTCTGTCCACCGTGCATCCCGATGGGGTTGCCTGCCTTTGGCCGTTCAACCGTTTGCCTTCACCCGGTCCCCAACCAAACTTCGTTCTCGCCCTCGATCGTCTGCAGGATCCAGGCAATGTGGGAACCCTGCTGAGAACAGCCTTGGCAGCCGATGTTGAACAAGTCTGGATGGGGGCAGGGGCTGATCCACTCGGCTCGAAGGTCGTGCGGTCTGCTGCGGGAGCGATTCTGACGCTGCCGTTGCGCCGCTTCGGTTTGACGGATGCACAGGGGGTTGAACAACTGGCAACCGCCCTCAAGGAGGCCAGAACCAGAGGACTTCAGGTGGTGGCAACCCTTGTCCCAAACGCTGCAACAGGTCTTCAGGTGGAGCCGTATTGGCAGTTGGACTGGTGTCGTCCCACTGTGCTGGTGCTCGGCAATGAGGGATCAGGTTTGCATCCCCGTTTGCTGGCCTGCTGCAGCCATGGGGTCACCCTGCCTCATGGCCGGAAAGTGGAATCCTTGAATGTGGCAGCTGCCGCTGTTCCGCTTCTCTTGGAACGACGACGAGCGACAATGACGGCTCCCATGCAGCAGTCCGGGTGA
- a CDS encoding FAD-binding oxidoreductase, which translates to MVLETLREELEAVPDLTVLERPEDLDRYSKDAYDYSPVLRERLRFCRAALVVRPETVDAVACVAAACCRHGIALTLRGAGTGNYGQSVPLDGGVVMLMGRLRAVRTIEATTGVVTVECGCLLKDLDQVLRGHGRQLRLLPSTWRSATIGGFIAGGSGGIGSVRWGFLRDPGHLLGLEVVTMEPEPKRLQLEASDAEALNHAYGTNGIITALTLATAPTVDWQEVVIDCVDWPSAVELARRCCGSALDLHLCTVLEAEVVAQLPVWDFPDTKADRVLLLSAPDAVSTLERLAADCGADVVYRGEEMHHAGHGLRELTWNHTTLHLRQHDPEWTYLQMLLPQPELDCLQALKQTWGGDVLIHLEAVRQQGVQRLAALPLVRWRGAEELERLMQQCRELGALIFNPHVLTVEGGGLGVVDGDQVAAKRRLDPAGLLNPGKLGGFSS; encoded by the coding sequence GTGGTTCTTGAGACGTTGCGTGAGGAACTCGAGGCGGTGCCTGACCTCACCGTGCTGGAACGTCCGGAGGATCTTGATCGGTACTCGAAGGATGCCTACGACTACTCACCGGTGTTGCGGGAGCGTTTGAGGTTCTGTCGGGCAGCGCTGGTGGTGCGTCCGGAAACGGTGGATGCCGTGGCCTGTGTGGCTGCGGCCTGCTGCCGTCATGGCATTGCGCTCACCCTGCGGGGCGCAGGGACGGGCAATTACGGACAGAGCGTCCCCCTTGATGGAGGGGTGGTGATGCTGATGGGTCGCCTGCGTGCCGTTCGCACGATCGAGGCGACCACCGGTGTCGTCACGGTTGAATGCGGTTGCCTTCTGAAAGATCTCGATCAGGTGCTGCGTGGCCACGGTCGTCAGCTGCGCCTGCTGCCCAGTACGTGGCGCAGCGCCACGATCGGCGGCTTCATTGCCGGCGGCTCCGGTGGCATCGGTTCGGTGCGCTGGGGCTTTCTGCGCGATCCGGGCCATCTTCTCGGTCTTGAGGTGGTCACGATGGAGCCGGAGCCAAAGCGGCTCCAGTTGGAGGCCTCTGACGCGGAGGCGCTGAATCATGCCTACGGGACCAACGGGATCATCACCGCATTGACGCTCGCCACAGCGCCAACAGTGGATTGGCAGGAAGTGGTGATCGACTGCGTTGACTGGCCATCCGCTGTCGAGCTGGCGCGACGCTGCTGCGGATCGGCGTTGGACCTGCATCTCTGCACTGTGCTGGAGGCCGAAGTGGTGGCTCAGTTACCGGTCTGGGACTTCCCGGACACAAAGGCTGACCGTGTGCTTTTGCTGTCGGCCCCCGATGCGGTCAGCACGTTGGAGCGGTTGGCGGCCGACTGCGGTGCTGACGTGGTGTATCGCGGTGAGGAGATGCACCATGCCGGCCATGGCTTGCGTGAACTGACCTGGAACCACACCACCCTGCATCTGCGCCAGCACGACCCTGAATGGACGTACTTGCAGATGCTGCTTCCGCAACCTGAACTGGACTGCCTGCAAGCGCTGAAGCAGACCTGGGGCGGGGATGTGCTCATTCACCTGGAAGCCGTGCGCCAGCAGGGTGTACAGCGGCTTGCAGCCTTGCCGCTCGTACGCTGGCGCGGGGCTGAAGAGCTGGAGCGTTTGATGCAGCAGTGTCGCGAACTCGGGGCTCTGATCTTTAACCCTCATGTGTTGACCGTTGAGGGCGGAGGACTTGGCGTCGTGGATGGTGATCAGGTGGCCGCCAAGCGGCGTTTGGACCCGGCTGGTCTGCTGAACCCCGGGAAGCTTGGCGGTTTCAGCAGCTGA
- a CDS encoding pentapeptide repeat-containing protein: MPPLLKVITAITLVIGFLCDPAVALDTSAGVGLQDRALFQERVDYTLTNQNGADFHDQALSNTSFAGAAAKGADFSGANLQGAIFTQGAFADANFRGADLSDALMDRADFTGTDLRDAVLIGVIASGSSFARAQVDGADFSDALLDRDDQRKLCQEAEGLNPTTGVLTRDSLSC, encoded by the coding sequence ATGCCTCCGCTGCTGAAAGTCATCACCGCCATCACCCTGGTGATCGGCTTCCTATGTGATCCCGCCGTTGCACTCGACACCTCGGCAGGGGTGGGCCTCCAGGACAGGGCCTTGTTTCAGGAACGGGTGGATTACACCTTGACCAATCAAAACGGCGCTGATTTTCATGATCAGGCCCTCAGCAACACCTCCTTTGCCGGCGCGGCGGCCAAAGGAGCTGATTTCAGCGGGGCCAATCTGCAAGGGGCGATCTTCACGCAGGGTGCGTTTGCCGATGCCAACTTCCGGGGCGCCGACCTCAGTGATGCCCTCATGGATCGTGCAGATTTCACAGGAACGGATCTGCGGGACGCCGTTTTGATCGGCGTGATCGCCTCCGGAAGCAGCTTCGCCAGGGCTCAGGTGGATGGCGCCGATTTCAGCGATGCCCTGCTGGACCGAGATGACCAGCGCAAACTCTGCCAGGAGGCCGAAGGCCTGAACCCCACCACTGGAGTGCTGACCCGCGACAGCCTCAGCTGCTGA
- the murA gene encoding UDP-N-acetylglucosamine 1-carboxyvinyltransferase, producing the protein MTTAAPPSQDILKPHLAIAGGHKLQGELRVSGAKNSALVLMTASLLTSERLTLHNVPPLTDIDGMESILVSLGVKVRRRSETIELQASSLTSAEPPYELVNGLRASFFAIGSILARMGYAKVPLPGGCRIGARPVVEHIRGLKALGALVTVEHGVVTAAVPGESKRLKGASIVLDCPSVGATETILMAATLAEGISVIENAAQEPEVQDLANLLNAMGARITGAGGPTITIEGVETLHGCEYSVIPDRIEAGTFLLAAAITRSRLRVAPVVPDHLSAVLQKLRDCGCALEIDEEGITITPGEIKGVDITTQPFPGFPTDLQAPFMALLATANGTSVITEKIYENRMQHVAELQRMGASIRIQGNTAVVEGVSNLSAAPVNGTDLRAAAAMVLAGLVARGSSQVRGLNHLDRGYAGIEAKLRACGAVLERLLS; encoded by the coding sequence ATGACAACAGCGGCGCCTCCGTCTCAAGACATTCTCAAGCCGCATCTCGCCATCGCTGGGGGACACAAGCTTCAAGGTGAACTGAGGGTCAGCGGAGCTAAAAATTCGGCTCTGGTGCTGATGACAGCATCACTACTCACCTCAGAGCGTCTCACCCTCCATAACGTTCCACCCCTGACCGACATCGATGGGATGGAAAGCATCCTTGTGTCTCTCGGAGTGAAGGTTCGACGTCGTTCGGAAACCATTGAGCTTCAAGCGTCCAGTCTCACGAGCGCTGAACCTCCTTATGAACTGGTGAATGGATTGAGAGCCAGCTTTTTTGCCATCGGCTCCATCCTCGCCAGAATGGGTTACGCCAAAGTACCCCTTCCTGGCGGATGCCGCATCGGTGCACGACCAGTGGTCGAGCATATCCGGGGATTGAAAGCCTTGGGTGCTTTGGTGACTGTGGAACACGGGGTCGTGACAGCGGCAGTCCCCGGTGAGAGCAAGCGACTGAAAGGGGCCTCCATCGTGTTGGACTGCCCGAGCGTGGGCGCCACGGAAACGATCCTGATGGCAGCAACCCTGGCGGAAGGCATCAGCGTGATTGAAAACGCTGCTCAAGAACCCGAGGTTCAGGATCTTGCCAACCTGCTCAACGCCATGGGGGCCCGGATTACCGGCGCCGGTGGCCCCACGATCACGATCGAAGGAGTGGAAACCTTGCACGGGTGTGAGTACTCAGTGATTCCGGATCGAATTGAAGCTGGAACCTTTCTGCTTGCGGCGGCCATCACTCGCTCTCGCCTCCGTGTTGCACCGGTCGTTCCCGACCACCTGAGTGCCGTGCTTCAAAAACTGCGGGATTGCGGCTGTGCGCTCGAGATCGACGAGGAGGGCATCACGATCACCCCAGGAGAAATCAAGGGCGTCGACATCACCACCCAGCCATTTCCTGGCTTCCCGACCGATCTGCAAGCTCCGTTCATGGCTCTGCTGGCCACAGCCAATGGCACGAGCGTCATTACGGAGAAGATCTACGAAAACAGAATGCAACATGTGGCTGAGCTCCAGAGAATGGGCGCATCCATCCGCATCCAGGGAAACACCGCTGTCGTTGAAGGTGTTTCAAACCTCAGTGCCGCCCCTGTGAACGGAACTGATTTGAGAGCTGCAGCCGCCATGGTGCTTGCTGGCCTCGTCGCCCGAGGCAGCAGCCAGGTGCGTGGCCTCAACCATCTGGATCGGGGCTACGCCGGTATCGAAGCCAAACTGCGCGCCTGTGGTGCCGTGCTTGAAAGGCTCCTCTCCTGA
- a CDS encoding ABC transporter ATP-binding protein: MHSNHAEAGIDHPAISIKNLSKSYKNTQALNNLSLNIPFGCFYALLGPNGAGKSSLIRILATLMGSDSGEVWINGIDALKKPREARTQIGYVAQESSLDKILTGYEHLTFTADLHHLPRKIKKERIDEVIEQLNMSEWVYRRTKTYSGGMRRRLELGCALLHKPKIFILDEPSVGLDPESRQLIWEVLKASVENGQTVLLSTHQLQEVEQLADQLAILDHGKLIAAGKPKTLKEKIGGQKLTLRIREFSNQTEAKATSDALIRRADIDNIIINPSQGYSLTLITAKEANSDEIVNEVQKQGFPIFSCARSSISIDDIYLKATGSTIADAELSALGARDLRKERKEAMR; the protein is encoded by the coding sequence ATGCACTCAAATCACGCCGAAGCGGGCATTGATCATCCCGCAATTTCAATCAAAAACCTAAGCAAAAGCTACAAAAATACGCAGGCTCTTAACAATCTCTCCCTGAATATTCCTTTTGGCTGTTTTTATGCTCTCCTCGGGCCAAACGGAGCTGGCAAAAGTAGTTTAATCAGAATTCTTGCCACTCTAATGGGATCTGATTCAGGAGAAGTATGGATTAATGGCATTGACGCGCTCAAAAAACCCAGGGAAGCAAGAACGCAGATAGGCTATGTCGCTCAGGAAAGTAGTCTTGATAAAATACTCACCGGCTACGAGCACTTAACATTCACCGCTGATCTTCACCACCTACCGAGGAAAATAAAAAAAGAACGCATTGACGAGGTCATTGAGCAACTGAATATGAGTGAATGGGTCTATCGACGAACCAAAACTTATTCTGGAGGCATGCGCAGGAGACTTGAGCTTGGATGCGCACTATTACATAAGCCCAAAATATTTATATTAGATGAACCTAGTGTAGGCCTAGATCCCGAGAGCAGACAATTGATCTGGGAGGTTCTAAAAGCCTCAGTTGAGAATGGCCAAACCGTACTCTTAAGCACCCATCAACTCCAAGAAGTCGAGCAACTTGCCGACCAACTGGCAATTCTCGATCATGGGAAATTAATTGCGGCAGGAAAACCAAAAACATTAAAGGAAAAAATAGGAGGTCAAAAACTCACCTTACGAATCAGAGAGTTCAGCAACCAAACCGAAGCAAAAGCCACCAGTGATGCCTTGATCAGGCGCGCTGACATCGACAACATCATCATCAACCCTTCTCAGGGTTACTCATTGACATTGATCACTGCCAAAGAAGCCAATAGCGACGAGATTGTCAACGAGGTGCAAAAACAGGGATTCCCTATTTTTTCCTGCGCCAGAAGTAGTATTTCGATTGACGATATCTATCTCAAAGCTACGGGATCAACAATTGCAGATGCCGAACTTTCAGCATTAGGGGCAAGAGATCTACGCAAAGAGCGCAAAGAAGCAATGCGCTGA
- the lpdA gene encoding dihydrolipoyl dehydrogenase, protein MSAASFDFDVIVIGAGYGGFDAAKHAAEHGLKVAIIESRDMGGTCVNRGCVPSKALLAASGRVRELADAEHLAGFGIHAAPVRFERQKIADHANQLVATIRGNLTKTLERSGVTIIRGSGRLESAQAVGVREISGVDRVLTAKDVILATGSDPFVPPGIETDGRSVFTSDEAVSLEWLPRWLAIIGSGYIGLEFADVYTALGCEVTMIEALDRVMPTFDPDISRIAARHLIDGRDIDARAGVLAQSIKPGAPVQIELVDMQTREPVETLEVDAVLVATGRVPSSRTLNLEKLGVETQRGFVPINDRMQVLANGQPIPHLWAVGDVTGKLMLAHTAAAQGTVAIDNILGHNREIDYRSIPAATFTHPEISSVGLSEADAKQLAADQGFELGVVRSYFKANSKALAELDSDGLMKLLFNKVSGEVLGAHIYGLHAADLIQEVANAVARRQSVRQLANEVHTHPTLSEVVEVAYKLALSTIA, encoded by the coding sequence GTGAGTGCAGCCAGTTTCGACTTCGATGTGATCGTGATCGGTGCCGGTTACGGCGGTTTCGATGCAGCGAAGCATGCCGCTGAGCATGGCCTGAAGGTCGCGATTATCGAGTCGCGCGACATGGGCGGGACCTGTGTGAATCGTGGCTGCGTTCCGTCCAAGGCTCTGCTCGCCGCTTCAGGTCGTGTCCGCGAGCTGGCGGATGCGGAGCATCTAGCGGGTTTCGGAATTCATGCGGCCCCGGTGCGCTTTGAACGCCAGAAAATCGCTGATCACGCCAACCAACTGGTGGCCACGATTCGCGGAAACCTCACCAAAACGCTGGAGAGGTCGGGGGTGACGATTATTCGTGGTTCCGGTCGTCTGGAGTCGGCTCAAGCCGTGGGCGTGCGGGAAATCAGTGGTGTGGACAGGGTGTTGACGGCCAAGGATGTGATTCTGGCGACAGGATCAGATCCCTTCGTTCCTCCGGGTATCGAGACCGATGGTCGCAGCGTGTTCACCAGCGACGAGGCCGTGAGTCTGGAGTGGCTTCCCCGCTGGCTCGCCATCATCGGCAGTGGTTATATCGGCCTTGAATTTGCAGACGTCTATACCGCTCTGGGCTGTGAGGTCACGATGATCGAGGCTCTTGATCGGGTGATGCCGACCTTTGACCCCGATATCAGCAGGATCGCCGCGCGCCACCTGATTGATGGACGGGATATCGATGCACGAGCAGGGGTTCTGGCCCAATCGATCAAACCGGGTGCGCCGGTTCAGATTGAACTGGTCGACATGCAGACACGTGAGCCTGTTGAGACCCTCGAGGTGGATGCTGTTCTGGTTGCCACCGGTCGTGTTCCCAGCAGCCGCACCCTCAACCTTGAAAAGCTCGGAGTGGAGACCCAGCGTGGGTTTGTGCCCATCAACGATCGCATGCAGGTGCTCGCCAATGGTCAACCGATTCCGCATCTTTGGGCGGTTGGTGATGTCACTGGAAAATTGATGCTTGCTCACACCGCTGCCGCCCAGGGAACTGTGGCCATCGACAACATCCTTGGCCACAACCGCGAGATCGATTACCGCAGCATTCCAGCTGCCACCTTCACCCATCCAGAGATCAGTTCAGTGGGACTCAGTGAAGCCGATGCCAAGCAATTGGCGGCTGATCAGGGATTTGAGCTGGGTGTGGTGCGCAGTTACTTCAAGGCCAATTCCAAGGCTCTCGCTGAATTGGATAGCGATGGACTGATGAAGCTTCTCTTTAACAAGGTTTCAGGAGAGGTGTTAGGAGCGCACATCTATGGGTTGCATGCCGCTGATCTGATCCAGGAGGTGGCCAATGCCGTGGCACGTCGTCAGAGCGTACGTCAGTTGGCCAATGAAGTGCACACACACCCAACGTTGAGTGAAGTCGTAGAAGTTGCTTATAAATTAGCTTTATCTACTATTGCCTGA
- a CDS encoding ABC transporter permease, whose translation MQQLRERGQETMALSKRQFLQLKRRPSSFVVGVVQPLMWLILFSALFSNAPKNFLPADQGYGNFIAAGLIVFTAFSGALNAGLAVMFDREFGFLNRILVAPLRSRSSVVFASVIHIWMISLIQSVVIMAAAGLLGYGWPVGSGIIIALTTLSMLILGVTAISLGLAFTLPGHVELLAVTFLINLPLLFASTALAPLSFMPAPMQWLASLNPLTYAIEPIRASYLGHASLNTVVLQAPFGSVNVAGCLWILFTLTISTLILVRPMLHRKLS comes from the coding sequence ATGCAGCAATTGAGAGAAAGAGGGCAAGAAACAATGGCCCTTAGCAAGCGACAATTTCTCCAGTTGAAGCGCCGACCATCATCATTTGTCGTCGGAGTCGTCCAACCACTGATGTGGCTGATTCTTTTTAGCGCACTATTCAGTAATGCGCCAAAAAACTTCTTACCAGCCGACCAAGGATACGGCAACTTTATAGCCGCAGGGCTAATCGTATTTACAGCATTCAGCGGTGCACTCAATGCCGGTTTAGCTGTCATGTTTGATCGCGAATTTGGCTTTTTAAACAGAATCTTAGTGGCCCCACTGAGATCGCGCAGCTCAGTTGTATTTGCGTCAGTAATACATATCTGGATGATCAGCCTCATTCAAAGCGTAGTCATCATGGCTGCCGCAGGATTACTGGGATACGGCTGGCCTGTCGGGAGCGGAATCATCATTGCCCTAACAACTTTATCGATGCTTATCCTTGGCGTCACTGCGATTAGCCTGGGTCTCGCCTTTACACTTCCAGGACATGTAGAGCTTCTGGCAGTTACCTTCTTGATCAATTTACCCTTGTTATTTGCAAGCACAGCACTAGCTCCGCTTTCTTTCATGCCAGCACCGATGCAATGGCTCGCTTCTCTTAACCCCCTCACATACGCGATTGAACCAATACGAGCCAGCTATCTTGGCCACGCATCTCTTAACACAGTCGTTCTACAAGCACCTTTTGGCTCAGTCAACGTGGCTGGATGTCTGTGGATTCTCTTCACCCTCACCATATCCACATTGATCCTCGTCAGACCAATGCTTCACCGCAAGCTCTCCTAG
- a CDS encoding folylpolyglutamate synthase/dihydrofolate synthase family protein: MNPLPSGSGRDDLSDLLPRFDLRGMDLSLDRVQEALGELQQPAATIPAVQVVGTNGKGSIACFIHHALMAAGLRSGLTISPHLVSWCERIRVNERLITIEELRCLLQTLQSVVTTYRLTPFEQLICAALVHFEAQRPDWLVLEAGLGGRLDATTAHPRRRLIAVGSIGLDHREHLGATLEAIATEKAAAIPPGSHVVSGAQLPEVQRVLERAVSAMDASLRWVEPLANDWTLGLTGDLQRSNAGVARAALEWMARDGKEITVDAMRDGFAAARWPGRLQWMQWEGRRVRVDGAHNPPAAEALANERCRWMAADQPQIWVLAIQAHKQAPAMLKHLLQPNDLAWIIPVPEHRSWSVEQLQHDAPEFAHQLRGAGDAAEALNQLENNGWPQAAPVVAGSLYLIGHLLETHQLQAE; this comes from the coding sequence GTGAATCCCCTCCCCTCTGGATCCGGCAGAGATGATCTGAGTGATCTGCTGCCGCGCTTCGATCTCAGGGGGATGGACCTCTCCCTCGATCGCGTGCAGGAGGCCCTGGGGGAACTGCAGCAGCCGGCTGCCACGATCCCCGCGGTGCAGGTGGTGGGGACCAATGGCAAGGGATCCATCGCCTGCTTCATTCACCATGCACTGATGGCCGCGGGACTGCGCTCCGGCCTCACCATCTCGCCCCACCTCGTGAGCTGGTGCGAGCGCATCCGCGTGAACGAGCGTCTGATCACGATCGAAGAGCTTCGCTGCCTGCTCCAGACCCTGCAGTCGGTGGTGACCACCTACCGGCTCACCCCATTCGAGCAGCTGATCTGTGCAGCCCTGGTGCATTTTGAGGCCCAGCGCCCCGACTGGTTAGTCCTGGAGGCTGGCTTGGGAGGCCGGTTGGACGCCACCACAGCCCATCCACGTCGACGGCTGATTGCGGTGGGCTCGATCGGCCTGGACCACCGGGAACATCTCGGGGCGACCCTGGAAGCGATTGCCACTGAGAAAGCCGCGGCCATTCCACCAGGGAGCCATGTGGTGAGTGGGGCGCAGCTTCCGGAGGTGCAGCGGGTGCTGGAGCGCGCTGTTTCAGCCATGGACGCCAGCCTTCGCTGGGTGGAACCGCTTGCCAATGATTGGACGCTCGGCTTAACCGGAGATCTGCAGCGAAGCAATGCAGGCGTGGCCAGAGCTGCCCTGGAATGGATGGCTCGCGACGGCAAAGAAATCACGGTCGATGCCATGCGCGATGGCTTTGCGGCAGCCCGCTGGCCAGGCCGGCTGCAGTGGATGCAGTGGGAAGGACGACGCGTGCGCGTTGATGGAGCCCACAACCCACCGGCTGCAGAGGCATTAGCCAACGAACGTTGTCGCTGGATGGCCGCCGATCAACCGCAGATTTGGGTGCTGGCGATCCAGGCGCATAAACAGGCTCCGGCCATGCTGAAGCACCTGCTGCAGCCCAACGATCTGGCCTGGATCATTCCCGTTCCAGAGCACCGCAGCTGGAGCGTGGAGCAACTGCAGCATGACGCGCCGGAGTTCGCCCACCAGCTCAGGGGCGCCGGAGATGCAGCTGAGGCGCTCAACCAGCTCGAGAACAACGGATGGCCGCAGGCAGCCCCCGTCGTGGCCGGTTCGTTGTATCTGATCGGTCATCTGCTGGAGACGCATCAGTTGCAGGCAGAGTGA